Proteins encoded in a region of the Vitis riparia cultivar Riparia Gloire de Montpellier isolate 1030 chromosome 7, EGFV_Vit.rip_1.0, whole genome shotgun sequence genome:
- the LOC117919399 gene encoding probable beta-1,4-xylosyltransferase IRX14H, which translates to MKLSALQSYTNRRSNSFRAAGGLDSSVDGSGKSPAAIFWLVLHGLCCLISLVLGFRFSRLVFFLFFSTASNGGTSGLYPSTPFLGTTADIAGSLSFQANPSPNLELPPNRTAGGISSSRVVVGRHGIRIRPWPHPNPDEVMKAHRIIERVQREQKLQFGIKNPRTVIVVTPTYVRTFQTLHLTGLMHSLMNVPYDLIWIVIEAGGTTNETASLLAKSGLRTIHIGFDRRMPNSWEDRHRLEAQMRLRALRIVREEKLDGIVMFGDDSNMHSMELFDEIQKVKWIGAVSVGILAHSGNTDESSVAHKKAEEENLPPPVQGPACNSSEKLVGWHIFNSLPYVGNGATYIDDRATVLPRKLEWSGFVLNSRLLWKEAEDRPEWVKDLDKLDGVREEIESPLSLLKDPSMVEPLGSCGRKVLLWWLRVEARTDSKFPARWIIDPPLEVTVPAKRTPWPDAPPELPSNVKEISIQEHTEKRHAKSRASRSKHSSRSKRKHESRTADPQVSSKVSEG; encoded by the exons ATGAAGCTGTCGGCGTTGCAGAGCTATACCAACCGCAGGAGTAATAGCTTTAGGGCAGCTGGGGGGTTAGATTCGTCGGTGGACGGCAGCGGGAAGTCACCGGCGGCGATTTTCTGGTTGGTGCTTCATGGTCTATGCTGCCTCATCAGTTTGGTGTTGGGGTTTAGGTTCTCGcgtcttgttttctttcttttcttctccacGGCCAGTAATGGCGGGACCAGTGGGCTTTATCCGTCGACGCCGTTTCTCGGTACCACCGCTGATATCGCGGGGAGCCTGTCCTTTCAGGCAAATCCTTCTCCGAATTTGGAGTTGCCGCCAAACAGGACGGCCGGTGGGATCTCGAGCAGTCGGGTGGTGGTTGGACGACATGGGATCCGAATCCGGCCGTGGCCGCATCCAAATCCGGATGAGGTGATGAAAGCTCATCGGATAATTGAGAGAGTGCAGAGGGAACAGAAGCTTCAGTTTGGGATCAAGAACCCTAGAACAGTGATTGTTGTTACTCCAACCTATGTAAGGACGTTCCAGACGCTGCATCTGACTGGTTTGATGCACTCGTTGATGAATGTACCCTACGATCTCATCTGGATCGTGATCGAAGCTGGTGGGACCACTAATGAGACCGCTTCTCTTCTTGCCAAGTCAGGGCTTCGGACTATACACATTGGATTCGACAGACGGATGCCGAATTCGTGGGAGGATCGCCATCGTTTGGAGGCTCAGATGCGGCTTCGCGCTTTAAG AATTGTGAGAGAAGAGAAATTAGATGGAATTGTGATGTTTGGGGATGACAGCAATATGCATAGTATGGAGCTCTTTGATGAGATACAAAAGGTGAAATGGATTGGTGCTGTTTCGGTTGGGATTTTAGCTCATTCCGGGAATACAGATGAATCATCTGTGGCTCATAAGAAGGCAGAAGAAGAGAACCTGCCACCTCCAGTTCAAGGTCCAGCTTGCAATTCATCAGAAAAACTTGTTGGTTGGCACATCTTTAATTCGCTGCCATATGTGGGGAATGGTGCAACTTACATTGATGATAGGGCAACTGTTCTGCCTAGGAAGCTGGAGTGGTCTGGGTTTGTGCTGAACTCCAGGTTGTTATGGAAGGAGGCTGAAGACAGGCCCGAGTGGGTTAAAGATCTAGATAAACTAGATGGTGTCCGTGAGGAAATTGAGAGTCCACTATCCTTGCTGAAGGATCCTTCTATGGTGGAGCCTCTTGGGAGCTGTGGGCGCAAAGTTTTGCTATGGTGGCTCCGTGTTGAAGCTCGTACAGATAGCAAATTTCCTGCCAGATG GATAATCGACCCTCCTTTGGAGGTCACTGTCCCAGCCAAACGGACACCATGGCCAGATGCTCCTCCTGAGCTCCCATCTAATGTAAAAGAGATTAGTATCCAAGAGCACACTGAGAAGCGGCATGCAAAATCTCGGGCATCCAGATCAAAACACAGTTCTCGAAGTAAGAGAAAGCATGAATCAAGAACAGCAGATCCACAGGTTTCCTCAAAAGTTTCTGAAGGGTGA
- the LOC117919400 gene encoding cysteine proteinase COT44, which produces MISSTSSRLPAMALSISTLLFLFFVASSAADLSSSWRSEEEVMGMYQWWMAKHGKAYNGLGEKEKRFEIFKDNLKFIDEHNAQNRTYKVGLNRFADLTNEEYRAIYLGTRSDPKRRFAKLKNASPRYAVMPGEVLPESVDWRETGAVNPVKDQRSCGSCWAFSTVAAVEGINQIVTGELISLSEQELVDCDTEYDMGCNGGLMDYAFDFIIKNGGLDTEKDYPYTGFDGECNLSGKSSKVVSIDGYEDVPPFDEKALQKAVAHQPVSVAVEAGGRALQLYVSGIFTGECGTALDHGIVAVGYGTENGTDYWIVRNSWGSSWGENGYIRMERNMADAFSGKCGIAMEASYPIKNGENPSKTYLSFGTAGEKISSA; this is translated from the exons ATGATCTCCTCCACATCTTCTCGTTTACCAGCCATGGCGCTATCCATATCAACccttctcttcctcttcttcgTCGCCTCATCCGCAGCGGACCTGTCCAGCAGCTGGAGAAGCGAGGAGGAGGTGATGGGCATGTATCAGTGGTGGATGGCCAAGCACGGAAAAGCCTACAACGGACTgggagaaaaagagaagaggTTTGAGATATTCAAAGATAACCTCAAGTTCATAGATGAACACAACGCTCAAAATCGCACCTACAAGGTAGGGTTGAACAGATTCGCTGACCTCACCAACGAAGAGTACCGAGCTATCTACCTGGGCACCAGGAGCGATCCCAAGCGAAGATTTGCCAAGTTGAAAAACGCCAGCCCGCGTTACGCCGTCATGCCCGGCGAGGTTCTGCCGGAATCCGTCGACTGGAGAGAGACTGGCGCCGTGAATCCGGTGAAAGATCAAAGAAGTTGCG GTAGCTGCTGGGCATTCTCAACAGTAGCAGCAGTGGAAGGTATAAACCAGATAGTTACCGGCGAACTCATCTCTCTATCAGAGCAAGAGCTAGTAGACTGCGATACAGAGTACGATATGGGCTGCAATGGCGGTCTCATGGACTATGCTTTCGACTTCATCATCAAAAACGGTGGCTTGGACACTGAAAAAGACTACCCCTACACAGGCTTTGATGGGGAATGCAACTTGTCTGGG AAGAGTTCTAAGGTTGTTAGCATCGATGGATATGAAGATGTTCCTCCCTTCGATGAAAAGGCATTGCAGAAAGCCGTGGCCCATCAACCTGTGAGTGTTGCAGTTGAAGCGGGCGGCAGGGCTTTGCAGCTATATGTGTCG GGCATATTTACTGGTGAATGTGGGACAGCGCTAGACCATGGGATTGTAGCTGTGGGATACGGCACTGAAAATGGTACGGATTACTGGATTGTGAGAAATTCATGGGGCTCCAGCTGGGGTGAGAATGGCTACATCAGGATGGAGCGGAATATGGCTGACGCCTTCTCTGGAAAGTGTGGAATCGCAATGGAGGCCTCGTACCCCATCAAGAATGGAGaaaatccttccaaaacttaCTTGTCTTTTGGAACTGCTGGAGAAAAGATCAGCAGTGCTTGA
- the LOC117918639 gene encoding UPF0481 protein At3g47200, with product MVAVFNKELLSWYLITLKLKETVEAGIPNLPGTPTSARSIELSEAPQHQQPNDSLQIVVNGDGQNFAEETNPSDSEWVISIKEKLEQAHQDDAADSWAKLCIYRVPHYLREGDDKAYIPQIVSLGPYHHGRRRLRNMDRHKWRSLHHILKRTNHDIQIYLDAMKELEEKARACYEGTICLSSNEFVEMMVLDGCFILELFRGVAGGFKHLGYARNDPVFAIRGSMHSIQRDMIMLENQIPLFVLERLLGIQLGQPEQKGLVAKLALRFFDPLMPTDEPLTKSDRNRLESSLGYTTTFDPLGDQDGLHCLEVFRRSLLRTGPRPVPRIWMKRWSHSNRVADKRRQQLIHCVTQLREAGIKFKKRKTDRFWDIKFKNGILRIPRLLIHDGTKSLFLNLIAFEQCHLDCSNDITSYVIFMDSLINSPEDVGYLHYCGIMEHWLGSESEVADLFNRLCQEVVFDINDSYLSSLSEQVNKYYNHRWNAWRASLKHNYFSSPWTIISFVAAVVLLALTFAQTFYAVYSYYRPG from the coding sequence ATGGTTGCTGTGTTCAACAAAGAGCTTTTGAGCTGGTACCTCATCACCCTCAAACTCAAAGAAACTGTAGAAGCTGGGATTCCAAACTTACCAGGAACACCCACCTCTGCTAGATCAATTGAATTATCAGAAGCCCCTCAGCATCAGCAACCAAACGATTCACTGCAGATTGTGGTTAATGGTGATGGACAAAATTTTGCAGAGGAAACCAATCCATCAGATTCTGAATGGGTGATCTCCATCAAGGAAAAACTTGAGCAAGCCCATCAAGATGATGCTGCAGATTCATGGGCAAAGCTCTGCATCTACCGAGTTCCCCACTACCTTAGAGAAGGCGATGACAAAGCCTACATCCCGCAAATTGTCTCCTTGGGGCCTTACCACCATGGCAGAAGACGCCTTAGAAACATGGACCGGCATAAATGGCGATCCCTTCATCATATCCTCAAGCGCACCAATCATGACATACAGATCTATCTGGATGCCATGAAGGAACTTGAAGAAAAAGCTCGTGCCTGTTATGAAGGAACAATCTGTCTTAGCAGCAATGAATTTGTGGAAATGATGGTGCTTGATGGTTGCTTCATACTGGAGCTCTTCAGAGGCGTTGCCGGGGGATTCAAGCACCTGGGTTATGCTCGAAACGATCCCGTCTTCGCTATCCGTGGCTCAATGCATTCAATTCAGCGAGACATGATAATGCTTGAGAACCAAATTCCACTCTTTGTTCTTGAGAGGCTGCTAGGAATTCAGCTGGGCCAGCCTGAACAGAAAGGGCTTGTAGCCAAGCTAGCACTCCGATTCTTCGACCCATTGATGCCAACAGATGAGCCATTAACAAAAAGTGATAGGAACAGATTGGAGTCATCACTTGGATATACAACCACCTTTGACCCCTTAGGCGACCAAGATGGCCTTCATTGCCTTGAGGTGTTCCGAAGAAGTCTGCTGCGCACAGGACCGAGACCTGTTCCTAGGATTTGGATGAAGAGATGGTCACATTCCAATCGCGTTGCAGATAAGCGGCGACAACAGTTGATACACTGTGTGACGCAGCTGAGAGAGGCAGGGATCAAATTCAAGAAAAGGAAGACTGATCGCTTCTGGGATATAAAATTCAAGAATGGGATTCTCAGGATTCCTAGGCTGTTGATCCACGATGGTACTAAATCGCTCTTCCTCAACCTCATTGCGTTCGAACAGTGTCATCTGGATTGCAGCAATGACATTACCTCGTATGTGATATTCATGGACAGCTTGATCAACTCTCCGGAGGATGTGGGATACCTCCACTACTGCGGAATAATGGAGCACTGGCTTGGCAGTGAATCGGAGGTTGCAGACCTCTTCAACCGCCTCTGTCAAGAGGTGGTTTTTGACATCAATGACAGCTACCTATCATCCTTGTCGGAGCAGGTAAACAAGTATTACAACCACAGGTGGAATGCTTGGCGTGCTAGTTTGAAGCATAACTATTTCAGCAGCCCCTGGACGATCATCTCGTTTGTGGCTGCTGTTGTCTTATTGGCGCTCACTTTTGCACAAACCTTTTATGCAGTATATAGCTACTACAGGCCTGGTTGA
- the LOC117918641 gene encoding protein RER1A-like → METAAAGGVGVEDLSSSSPVTSVSRWTHDISRKYQHLLDKSTPHILNRWIGFFAIAFIYIVRVYFVQGFYIVSYGLGIYILNLLIGFLSPQVDPEIQELVDGPTLPTRGSDEFRPFVRRLPEFKFWYSITKAFCIAFVMTFFSVFDVPVFWPILLFYWMVLFTLTMRRQIMHMIKYKYVPFSFGKQRYGGKRTSSTEDMSLPHD, encoded by the exons ATGGAGACCGCAGCGGCCGGTGGTGTCGGTGTCGAAGATCTCTCTTCGTCTTCTCCGGTCACATCCGTCTCTCGGTGGACCCACGACATCTCTCGCAAGTACCAGCACCTCCTCGACAAGTCTACTCCACACATCCTCAACCGTTGGATCGGATTTTTCGCCATCGCCTTCATCTACATCGTCCGCGTCTACTTCGTCCAAGGTTTCTACATCGTCTCCTACGGCCTCGGCATCTACATCCTCAACCTCCTCATCGGCTTTCTCTCGCCGCAGGTCGACCCGGAGATCCAAGAACTCGTTGACGGTCCCACGCTTCCGACTCGGGGATCTGACGAATTCCGGCCGTTCGTGCGCCGCCTCCCGGAGTTCAAGTTCTG GTACTCTATCACAAAAGCCTTCTGCATTGCTTTTGTAATGACATTCTTCAGTGTATTTGATGTGCCTGTATTTTGGCCAATACTCCTTTTCTACTGGATGGTACTGTTCACTCTCACCATGAGGAGACAGATAATGCACATGATCAAATACAAATATGTTCCTTTCTCCTTTGGAAAACAG CGGTATGGTGGAAAGAGGACTTCATCAACTGAAGACATGAGCCTTCCTCATGATTAA